A region from the Drosophila bipectinata strain 14024-0381.07 chromosome 3R, DbipHiC1v2, whole genome shotgun sequence genome encodes:
- the LOC108129408 gene encoding uncharacterized protein, which produces MLFRSSKWSLLSWLIILAIHGGQAEIVVQLCPTGYKYIDGMCYSESSCPSGTYLHTNGNCYPQSSLKCLDGYFLNIDGQCYRTNPLPCPYQNPTTTTTTEATTTTTTEPTTTTTTTEPTTTTTTTEPTTTTTTTQPTTTTTTTKPTTTTTTTEPTTTTTTEPTTTTTELPILPPVDIVQCPPGSILYGRECRKIVCYGGEYYQGRCISPVCPAGTVWRGGRCQEPGYLTTILEIDNVIHNQHEYNVVTENINRVEYVTQPPFQPEEDKSYENPPENIVASTTTTSKPWVYPTFVTTTEKSTSGEAFPGRIPPPGCCLVMSPRVCIDYTPNWVCSSRPLKLCDPRVCQTPWVYLKPPKTVQSTKNGRKMVVMPANPPLLACSTPECNESDVLDCSGCNDNLREKCSRGCYNYYCPNGTCGFMNSETYCSYYPGGFGCNEDDGCIWDWCKEKCY; this is translated from the exons ATGCTGTTTCGATCATCAAAGTGGTCTCTCTTATCGTGGCTAATCATTCTAGCCATACACGGTGGTCAAGCTGAAATAGTG gttCAGCTGTGTCCTACGGGCTATAAGTACATCGACGGCATGTGCTACTCGGAATCTTCATGTCCCTCGG gCACCTATTTACACACCAATGGAAATTGTTATCCTCAATCTTCTCTTAAGTGCCTCGATG gttattttttaaatattgatgGTCAGTGCTACAGGACGAATCCTCTTCCTTGCCCTTACCAGAAccccacaacaacaaccacaacagaGGCCACAACTACAACCACAACTGAGCCCACCACAACTACAACCACAACTGAACCCACCACAACTACAACCACAACTGAGCCCACCACAACTACAACCACAACACAGCCCACCACAACTACAACCACAACTAAGCCCACCACAACTACAACCACAACTGAGCCCaccacaacaaccacaacgGAACCAACCACCACAACCACTGAGCTTCCCATCTTGCCACCTGTTGATATAGTTCAATGCCCTCCGGGTTCAATATTATATGGAAGGGAGTGCCGGAAAATCGTTTGTTATGGGGGAGAATATTACCAGGGGCGATGCATTTCGCCCGTCTGTCCGGCAGGAACCGTCTGGCGCGGAGGACGCTGCCAGGAGCCAGGATATTTGACCACCATCCTAGAGATCGACAACGTTATTCACAATCAGCACGAGTACAATGTCGTCACCGAGAACATTAATCGGGTGGAGTATGTAACCCAACCACCTTTCCAGCCGGAGGAGGATAAAAGTTATGAAAACCCACCAGAAAATATTGTGGCATCCACAACCACAACGTCTAAGCCATGGGTGTATCCCACGTTTGTAACCACCACGGAGAAGTCGACCTCGGGAGAGGCTTTTCCCGGTAGAATTCCGCCGCCGGGATGTTGTTTGGTTATGAGTCCACGGGTCTGCATCGATTACACTCCCAACTGGGTCTGCTCCAGCCGCCCTCTGAAACTTTGTGACCCGAGAGTTTGCCAGACGCCTTGGGTATATCTGAAGCCGCCGAAAACAGTTCAGTCCACCAAGAATGGTCGAAAAATGGTCGTCATGCCGGCCAATCCGCCTCTGTTGGCATGCAGTACACCTGAGTGTAATGAAAGTG ATGTTTTGGACTGCTCTGGTTGTAATGATAATTTACGCGAAAAGTGTTCACGAGGATGCTACAATTACTACTGTCCTAATGGCACTTGTGGATTTATGAATTCCGAAACCTACTGCAGCTACTATCCAGGTGGCTTTGGCTGCAATGAAGATGATGGATGCATCTGGGATTGGTGCAAAGAGAAGTGCTactaa
- the LOC108129374 gene encoding uncharacterized protein produces MPPRQLLPLLLFPVICAQLTSVIADPIQSPCPPGQYYSNGQCFTSNPAINTTGACPNAPLPPIVVAPVTPPPCPNAPLPPTVVTPVAPPPCPNAPMQPTIVSPAAPPLQPAPFVPPYNPMCITNCQTVCTGAIPCFSNCPSNCPPSYPSPCPNNCPSNCPNTCGNNNCNNNNNCNGNNNCNNNCQNATPPTVAPPINPTNPTPNPIYPNPSPPPTPCPINPTPPSNPIYPTPPSNPVYPTPPSTPVYPTPPSNPMYPTPPSNPIYPTPPSNPVYPTPPSNPVYPTPPTSPYPTQPNNPPPVETPSPTPPAYPPPTPPTEPPTYAPPAITRCPDGTILIRGKCRLIYCGGYGVYKDGQCVRPQCPAGYVWTENRCSKPQPTELGTIHLTSTIYQQGDDHPKLVTNNVNNLKVNASIAIPGQTSEEELEVVVEVPPSPQPPAGPCCNVVTPRICSTPVDDTSGGGYKCYSRSHQQCGSFCSASRVVLVPAVVTTWQMSNAQLMAMPPTWGAQGCQFPGAPCQQPQNYHDCSGCAAGDFATCSSYCYSYKCPSHNCVYYDQAQFCAQYPDKIGCRTEDGWGLTPEKSK; encoded by the exons ATGCCGCCCCGGCAGTTGTTGCCGCTTTTGCTGTTCCCGGTAATCTGTGCCCAGCTGACGAGTGTTATCGCCGATCCTATTCAAAGTCCCTGCCCGCCGG GTCAATACTATTCGAATGGGCAGTGCTTCACGTCGAATCCTGCGATTAATACTACGGGCGCATGCCCTAATGCTCCTCTGCCCCCAATAGTGGTTGCGCCGGTAACCCCACCGCCATGCCCGAATGCTCCTCTGCCGCCAACAGTGGTTACGCCGGTAGCCCCACCGCCTTGCCCGAATGCTCCTATGCAGCCAACGATTGTCTCCCCGGCAGCCCCGCCACTTCAACCAGCTCCCTTTGTACCACCCTACAACCCAATGTGTATCACCAACTGCCAGACGGTTTGTACGGGTGCTATTCCTTGCTTCTCTAATTGTCCCTCCAACTGTCCGCCCTCTTATCCTTCGCCCTGTCCTAATAATTGTCCTTCTAACTGTCCTAATACAtgtggcaacaacaattgcaacaataataacaattgCAATGGAAATAACAACTGCAATAATAACTGCCAAAATGCCACCCCTCCAACTGTAGCACCACCCATAAATCCAACGAATCCTACCCCTAATCCCATCTACCCCAatccttctcctcctcctaCTCCTTGTCCGATTAATCCCACTCCACCCTCGAATCCCATCTACCCCACTCCACCCTCCAATCCCGTCTACCCCACTCCACCCTCAACTCCCGTCTACCCCACTCCACCCTCGAATCCCATGTACCCCACTCCACCCTCCAATCCCATCTACCCCACTCCACCCTCCAATCCCGTCTACCCCACTCCACCCTCCAATCCCGTCTACCCCACTCCACCCACTTCTCCCTACCCCACTCAGCCCAATAATCCTCCGCCGGTGGAAACCCCTTCGCCAACGCCCCCCGCCTACCCCCCACCGACGCCACCAACCGAACCACCTACCTATGCTCCTCCGGCCATCACCCGTTGCCCGGACGGAACGATCCTCATCAGGGGCAAGTGCCGCCTGATCTACTGCGGAGGATATGGAGTCTACAAAGACGGTCAGTGCGTGCGGCCACAATGCCCGGCAGGATATGTCTGGACGGAAAACCGGTGCTCCAAGCCACAGCCCACTGAGCTGGGAACCATCCACCTGACCAGCACCATCTACCAGCAGGGCGACGATCACCCCAAACTGGTCACCAACAACGTAAACAACTTGAAGGTCAACGCATCTATCGCCATCCCAGGACAGACCTCCGAGGAGGAGCTGGAAGTGGTGGTAGAAGTACCGCCTTCTCCGCAGCCTCCTGCAGGGCCCTGCTGCAACGTGGTCACGCCCAGGATCTGCAGCACTCCGGTAGATGATACAAGCGGCGGCGGGTACAAGTGCTACAGCAGGAGCCACCAGCAATGCGGATCCTTTTGCAGTGCCAGTCGAGTGGTTCTGGTCCCGGCCGTGGTCACCACCTGGCAGATGTCGAATGCTCAGCTAATGGCCATGCCTCCCACCTGGGGGGCTCAGGGATGTCAGTTTCCCGGAGCTCCATGCCAACAACCTCAAA ACTATCACGATTGCAGCGGCTGTGCTGCTGGGGACTTTGCCACCTGCTCCTCCTACTGCTACTCTTACAAGTGCCCCAGCCACAACTGTGTCTATTACGACCAGGCCCAGTTCTGCGCCCAATATCCTGACAAAATTGGCTGCCGTACCGAGGATGGATGGGGCCTAACACCAGAAAAGTCAAAATAA
- the LOC108129297 gene encoding uncharacterized protein, translating into MAHSKLHVLGGLLLLLVFGASATPTPDEVNKPIVVQTQLQNYDQPTLRDYEECQENRDKCLDVCAEDSKCESECPVCPELFSKPVMVQGVNDTDLRAEPQVPVNTTNIIKLTNEIRNIIKHEIQQRNEVNVQVQQNVSQVGGRFGLGYSDLGSCCYVVLMDRKCDKNAGDDCREKSRQRVCGERCQARVMLAKRVVQCDAEDPLNCRETIEYVPRRRRVHAKTSLPSEPCRYFGNSWPYFSCGQNQGEGTGMMPNQRPKRSVCQECLNLPYGYILQSGLPPQCGGCFQGFGSPYMYNPYGFNPFMPFPSYGGFPPNNNPNNDLSNTGNTIGNEIGDKNVEGSGDYILCEDDDVEKCLKENGKQGAPSHQEQPPGFIDDVDDPEYGVETQRRRRRHNNRVFVRSAYSKRNRKNA; encoded by the exons ATGGCGCATTCCAAG TTGCATGTCTTGGGTGgcctcctgctgctcctggtTTTCGGTGCTTCTGCCACGCCCACCCCGGATGAAGTAAATAAGCCAATTGTGGTGCAGACCCAGCTCCAGAACTACGATCAGCCCACGCTCAGAGACTACGAGGAGTGCCAGGAGAACAGGGACAAGTGCTTGGACGTATGTGCCGAAGATAGCAAGTGCGAGAGCGAATGCCCTGTGTGCCCGGAGCTGTTCTCCAAGCCAGTGATGGTCCAGGGTGTCAACGATACGGACCTGAGAGCCGAGCCCCAAGTGCCGGTAAACACCACAAACATCATCAAACTTACCAACGAGATTCGGAACATCATCAAGCACGAAATCCAGCAGCGAAACGAAGTAAACGTCCAGGTGCAGCAGAATGTTTCCCAGGTGGGCGGACGATTCGGTCTGGGCTACAGCGACCTGGGATCCTGCTGCTATGTGGTGCTGATGGACCGAAAATGCGACAAGAATGCTGGGGATGACTGCAGGGAAAAGAGCCGGCAAAGGGTTTGCGGCGAAAGGTGTCAGGCCCGCGTCATGTTGGCCAAAAGAGTGGTCCAATGCGATGCCGAGGATCCTCTGAACTGCCGCGAAACCATTGAGTACGTCCCCCGGCGGAGGAGAGTGCACGCAAAGACATCCCTCCCCTCAGAACCCTGTCGCTACTTTGGCAACTCCTGGCCCTATTTCTCCTGCGGCCAAAACCAAGGTGAAGGAACGGGAATGATGCCCAACCAAAGACCCAAACGATCCGTTTGTCAGGAGTGTCTCAACCTCCCGTACGGGTACATCCTGCAAAGTGGCTTACCACCTCAGTGTGGAGGCTGTTTCCAGGGTTTCGGGTCACCCTATATGTACAACCCGTATGGATTCAACCCGTTTATGCCTTTCCCTTCTTATGGAGGCTTCCCCCCGAACAATAACCCGAATAATGACTTAAGCAATACAGGAAATACTATTGGAAACGAGATTGGTGACAAGAATGTGGAAGGATCGGGAGACTACATACTATGCGAAGATGATGACGTAGAGAAATGCCTGAAGGAAAATGGCAAACAAGGAGCACCATCTCACCAAGAGCAACCACCAGGATTCATTGACGATGTAGATGATCCAGAGTACGGAGTGGAGACCCAGCGCAGGAGAAGGCGGCACAATAACCGGGTTTTTGTAAGATCCGCCTACAGCAAACGTAATCGGAAGAACGCGTAA
- the Glys gene encoding glycogen [starch] synthase isoform X2: MNRRFSRVESGADLKDYFDRGDIASRENRWNFEVAWEVANKVGGIYTVIRSKAYVSTEEMGEQLCMMGPYKEHCARTEMEEMEFPRGNPLLDAVNTMRSRGYKIHTGRWLVDGNPQLILFDIGSAAWKLDQFKNEMWEKCNIGIPHLDIETNDAIILGFMIAEFLEEFRNFAVSYSQNNGLSAPRIVAHFHEWQAGVGLIVLRTRQVEIATVFTTHATLLGRYLCAGNTDFYNNLDKFAVDEEAGKRQIYHRYCLERGATHLSHVFTTVSEITGYEAEHLLKRKPDIITPNGLNVKKFSAIHEFQNLHAVAKEKINEFVRGHFYGHMDFDLDKTLYFFIAGRYEFGNKGADIFIESLARLNAMLKHEKPDTTVVAFLIFPTKTNNFNVDSLKGHAVIKQLRDTINNVQQAVGKRMFDTCLKGHIPNADDLLQKDDLVKIKRCMFAMQRDSMPPVTTHNVADDWNDPVLSSIRRCHLFNSVHDRVKMVFHPEFLTSTNPLFGIDYEEFVRGCHLGVFPSYYEPWGYTPAECTVMGIPSVTTNLSGFGCFMQEHISDPKSYGIYIVDRRYIGLENSVQQLSSFMMEFSRLNRRQRIIQRNRTERLSDLLDWRTLGIYYRQARVKALQAVYPDYVDELTLYGSRNNLIFSRPHSEPPSPTSSRHTTPAPSVHGSDDEDSVDEETELKELGIK, translated from the exons ATGAATCGTCGCTTTTCAAGAGTAGAGTCCGGGGCGGACCTGAAGGATTACTTCGATCGGGGGGACATCGCCTCCCGGGAGAACCGATGGAACTTCGAGGTGGCCTGGGAGGTGGCCAACAAGGTGGGTGGCATTTACACGGTGATCCGATCCAAGGCCTATGTGTCCACCGAGGAGATGGGTGAGCAGCTCTGCATGATGGGGCCCTACAAGGAGCACTGCGCCCGAACAGAAATGGAGGAGATGGAGTTCCCCAGGGGCAATCCCCTGCTGGATGCTGTCAATACTATGCGATCGCGCGGTTATAAAATCCACACTGGCCGCTGGCTGGTCGACGGAAATCCACAGCTGATCCTCTTTGATATTGGATCCGCCGCCTGGAAGCTGGATCAGTTTAAGAACGAGATGTGGGAGAAGTGCAACATTGGAATCCCCCACCTGGATATTGAGACCAATGATGCCATCATTCTGGGCTTCATGATTGCCGAGTTTCTGGAGGAGTTCCGCAACTTTGCCGTCTCCTACTCGCAGAACAATGGCCTAAGTGCTCCCCGAATTGTGGCACACTTCCACGAGTGGCAGGCCGGCGTGGGCTTGATTGTGCTGCGCACTCGCCAGGTTGAGATAGCCACCGTGTTCACCACTCATGCCACACTGCTGGGTCGTTATTTGTGTGCCGGAAACACTGATTTCTACAACAATCTGGACAAGTTCGCCGTGGACGAGGAGGCTGGCAAGCGCCAGATCTACCATCGCTACTGCTTGGAGCGGGGGGCCACCCACTTGTCTCACGTGTTCACCACCGTCTCGGAGATTACGGGCTACGAGGCGGAGCATCTGCTCAAGCGCAAGCCGGATATCATCACACCGAACGGCCTGAACGTCAAGAAGTTCTCGGCCATCCACGAGTTCCAGAATCTGCACGCCGTGGCCAAAGAGAAGATCAACGAGTTCGTGCGAGGACACTTCTACGG GCACATGGACTTCGACCTGGACAAGACACTGTACTTCTTCATCGCCGGTCGGTATGAGTTCGGCAACAAGGGCGCCGACATCTTCATCGAGTCCCTGGCCCGTTTGAACGCCATGCTGAAGCACGAGAAACCCGACACCACTGTGGTGGCCTTCCTGATCTTCCCCACCAAGACCAACAACTTCAACGTGGACTCGCTGAAGGGTCATGCGGTCATCAAGCAGCTCCGCGACACCATCAACAACGTGCAGCAGGCGGTGGGCAAGCGCATGTTTGACACGTGCCTCAAGGGCCACATCCCCAACGCTGACGACCTGTTGCAGAAGGACGATCTGGTCAAGATCAAGCGTTGTATGTTCGCCATGCAGCGCGACTCCATGCCGCCAGTAACCACTCACAATGTGGCCGATGACTGGAATGACCCGGTGCTGTCCTCCATACGCCGCTGCCACTTGTTCAACTCAGTTCACGACCGTGTGAAGATGGTCTTCCACCCGGAGTTCCTCACATCCACAAACCCGTTGTTCGGCATCGACTACGAGGAGTTTGTCCGTGGCTGTCATCTGGGAGTCTTCCCCTCATACTACGAACCCTGGGGCTACACTCCCGCAGAGTGCACGGTGATGGGTATTCCCAGTGTGACCACCAATCTGTCCGGATTCGGCTGCTTCATGCAGGAGCACATCAGCGACCCCAAGTCCTATGGCATCTACATCGTCGATCGGCGCTACATCGGCCTGGAGAACAGTGTCCAGCAGCTGTCCAGCTTCATGATGGAGTTCTCGCGCCTGAATCGCCGCCAGCGCATCATCCAGCGCAACCGCACGGAGCGACTGAGCGACCTGCTCGACTGGCGCACCCTGGGCATT TACTACAGGCAGGCCAGGGTTAAGGCCTTGCAGGCCGTTTATCCGGACTACGTGGATGAGCTGACTCTTTACGGATCGCGTAACAATCTGATCTTCTCGCGGCCGCACAGTGAACCCCCCAGCCCCACCTCATCGC GTCACACTACGCCAGCGCCTTCGGTGCACGGATCTGATGATGAGGATTCTGTGGACGAGGAAACCGAACTCAAGGAATTAGGCATTAAATAA
- the Glys gene encoding glycogen [starch] synthase isoform X1, with translation MMRRQQSYRFEDQESTSYALRMNRRFSRVESGADLKDYFDRGDIASRENRWNFEVAWEVANKVGGIYTVIRSKAYVSTEEMGEQLCMMGPYKEHCARTEMEEMEFPRGNPLLDAVNTMRSRGYKIHTGRWLVDGNPQLILFDIGSAAWKLDQFKNEMWEKCNIGIPHLDIETNDAIILGFMIAEFLEEFRNFAVSYSQNNGLSAPRIVAHFHEWQAGVGLIVLRTRQVEIATVFTTHATLLGRYLCAGNTDFYNNLDKFAVDEEAGKRQIYHRYCLERGATHLSHVFTTVSEITGYEAEHLLKRKPDIITPNGLNVKKFSAIHEFQNLHAVAKEKINEFVRGHFYGHMDFDLDKTLYFFIAGRYEFGNKGADIFIESLARLNAMLKHEKPDTTVVAFLIFPTKTNNFNVDSLKGHAVIKQLRDTINNVQQAVGKRMFDTCLKGHIPNADDLLQKDDLVKIKRCMFAMQRDSMPPVTTHNVADDWNDPVLSSIRRCHLFNSVHDRVKMVFHPEFLTSTNPLFGIDYEEFVRGCHLGVFPSYYEPWGYTPAECTVMGIPSVTTNLSGFGCFMQEHISDPKSYGIYIVDRRYIGLENSVQQLSSFMMEFSRLNRRQRIIQRNRTERLSDLLDWRTLGIYYRQARVKALQAVYPDYVDELTLYGSRNNLIFSRPHSEPPSPTSSRHTTPAPSVHGSDDEDSVDEETELKELGIK, from the exons ATGATGCGCAGACAACAGTCCTATCGCTTTGAGGATCAGGAGTCCACCTCCTATGCCCTTCGG ATGAATCGTCGCTTTTCAAGAGTAGAGTCCGGGGCGGACCTGAAGGATTACTTCGATCGGGGGGACATCGCCTCCCGGGAGAACCGATGGAACTTCGAGGTGGCCTGGGAGGTGGCCAACAAGGTGGGTGGCATTTACACGGTGATCCGATCCAAGGCCTATGTGTCCACCGAGGAGATGGGTGAGCAGCTCTGCATGATGGGGCCCTACAAGGAGCACTGCGCCCGAACAGAAATGGAGGAGATGGAGTTCCCCAGGGGCAATCCCCTGCTGGATGCTGTCAATACTATGCGATCGCGCGGTTATAAAATCCACACTGGCCGCTGGCTGGTCGACGGAAATCCACAGCTGATCCTCTTTGATATTGGATCCGCCGCCTGGAAGCTGGATCAGTTTAAGAACGAGATGTGGGAGAAGTGCAACATTGGAATCCCCCACCTGGATATTGAGACCAATGATGCCATCATTCTGGGCTTCATGATTGCCGAGTTTCTGGAGGAGTTCCGCAACTTTGCCGTCTCCTACTCGCAGAACAATGGCCTAAGTGCTCCCCGAATTGTGGCACACTTCCACGAGTGGCAGGCCGGCGTGGGCTTGATTGTGCTGCGCACTCGCCAGGTTGAGATAGCCACCGTGTTCACCACTCATGCCACACTGCTGGGTCGTTATTTGTGTGCCGGAAACACTGATTTCTACAACAATCTGGACAAGTTCGCCGTGGACGAGGAGGCTGGCAAGCGCCAGATCTACCATCGCTACTGCTTGGAGCGGGGGGCCACCCACTTGTCTCACGTGTTCACCACCGTCTCGGAGATTACGGGCTACGAGGCGGAGCATCTGCTCAAGCGCAAGCCGGATATCATCACACCGAACGGCCTGAACGTCAAGAAGTTCTCGGCCATCCACGAGTTCCAGAATCTGCACGCCGTGGCCAAAGAGAAGATCAACGAGTTCGTGCGAGGACACTTCTACGG GCACATGGACTTCGACCTGGACAAGACACTGTACTTCTTCATCGCCGGTCGGTATGAGTTCGGCAACAAGGGCGCCGACATCTTCATCGAGTCCCTGGCCCGTTTGAACGCCATGCTGAAGCACGAGAAACCCGACACCACTGTGGTGGCCTTCCTGATCTTCCCCACCAAGACCAACAACTTCAACGTGGACTCGCTGAAGGGTCATGCGGTCATCAAGCAGCTCCGCGACACCATCAACAACGTGCAGCAGGCGGTGGGCAAGCGCATGTTTGACACGTGCCTCAAGGGCCACATCCCCAACGCTGACGACCTGTTGCAGAAGGACGATCTGGTCAAGATCAAGCGTTGTATGTTCGCCATGCAGCGCGACTCCATGCCGCCAGTAACCACTCACAATGTGGCCGATGACTGGAATGACCCGGTGCTGTCCTCCATACGCCGCTGCCACTTGTTCAACTCAGTTCACGACCGTGTGAAGATGGTCTTCCACCCGGAGTTCCTCACATCCACAAACCCGTTGTTCGGCATCGACTACGAGGAGTTTGTCCGTGGCTGTCATCTGGGAGTCTTCCCCTCATACTACGAACCCTGGGGCTACACTCCCGCAGAGTGCACGGTGATGGGTATTCCCAGTGTGACCACCAATCTGTCCGGATTCGGCTGCTTCATGCAGGAGCACATCAGCGACCCCAAGTCCTATGGCATCTACATCGTCGATCGGCGCTACATCGGCCTGGAGAACAGTGTCCAGCAGCTGTCCAGCTTCATGATGGAGTTCTCGCGCCTGAATCGCCGCCAGCGCATCATCCAGCGCAACCGCACGGAGCGACTGAGCGACCTGCTCGACTGGCGCACCCTGGGCATT TACTACAGGCAGGCCAGGGTTAAGGCCTTGCAGGCCGTTTATCCGGACTACGTGGATGAGCTGACTCTTTACGGATCGCGTAACAATCTGATCTTCTCGCGGCCGCACAGTGAACCCCCCAGCCCCACCTCATCGC GTCACACTACGCCAGCGCCTTCGGTGCACGGATCTGATGATGAGGATTCTGTGGACGAGGAAACCGAACTCAAGGAATTAGGCATTAAATAA